The Halomonas sp. THAF5a genome segment CCGGGCCCCGCAACCGCACGTAAGGAGAGCGCCTTGTCCTGCAAGTCGTCCCGCAAGGTCCTGCACATCTGCCTCTCGAACGGCTGGGGCGGACTGGAAATGTATCCGTCACGCATTATACCCGAGCTTGCGCGACAGGGGTGGGAGGCCCACGGCCTGGCCCTGGCCGGTTCCCGGGTGGCCGAGAGCCTCGTCGAGGCGGGGATCGCGCCGCTGACGGTGGCCTCGCGCGGTCGCGCGCTGCTGGGCATCGGCCGGCTGCTGGGCTACCTCAAGGCCCACGGGATCGGCGTGCTGCACTGCCACAAGTCCAGCGACCTGCGCCTGGGGGCCCTGCTGGTGAGCCTGCGCCCCTCCCTGCGGCTCTTCTTCACCGACCACATGGGGGGCACCCGCCCCAAGAAGGACCCCTACCATCGCTGGGCCTACGGCCGCGTCACCCGGGTCTTCTCCATCAGCGAGACGACTCGCCGGCGCAACCGGGCGGCCTTCCCCCTGCCTGCCGAGCGCATCCAGCGTCTCTACCTCGGCATCGACCCGACGCCCTATACGCCGCGGCTGTCGCCGGAGGCGCGGGCGGCGCTGCGCGATGAGCTCGGCGTGGCGCCGGGCAGGGTGGCGATCGGCCTGGCGGGGCGGTTGACCCCGGGCAAGGGGCAGCGGGTGTGGATCGAGGCGCTGGCCTGGCTGGCCGAGCAGCGGCCGGCCCTGGCCTGGCAGGGGGTGCTGGTCGGCGGACTCACGGCCGGCGAGGGCAGCAACGAAGCCTTCGTCGCGGAGCTGCGCGACCGGGTCCGCGCGCTCGGCCTGGAGGAGCGCATCGCCTTCGTCGGCTTTCGTCGTGACCTGCCGCGGCTCTTCGAGGCGCTGGACATCGTTTGCGTGCCGTCGCGCAACGAGGCCTTCGGCCTGACGGTGATCGAGGCCATGGCGGCGGGCAAGGCGGTGGTCGGCAGCGACAGCGGCGCCCTGCCCGAACTGATCGAGCCCGCGACGGGGCGCCTCGCTCCGCCCGACGATCCCGTCGCCTGGGGACAGGCCCTGGCCGAGCTGGCCGACGATGCGGCCCTGAGGGAGACCCTGGGAGAGGCGGCGCGCGCGCGGGTGGCGCGCGACTTCACCCTCGAGGCGCACGTGACGAGTCTCGTGGCCGCCTACGCCGAGGCGTCGTAGCCCCGGCGCACGGCCGCCATGGCCTCGGGGGCGCCGAACTTCTCGAAGGAGCGCTGCAGGCGCGCCAGGTTGGCCGCCCGCCAGCGACCGGGGCGCCTGAGCCGGCAGCGATCCAGGTCGATCAGCCAGACCCGTCCCTCGGGGTCGATCAGCAGGTTGCGGGCGTTGAGGTCGACGTGGTCGAGGCCTTCGTCGTGGAAGCGGCGCACCATGGCGCCGACCCGTGCGAGCAGGGCGTCGTCGGCCTGTCCGCGCGTGAGCCGGTCGGCCAGGGCGCGGGCACCGGGAATGCGCACGGTGATGAGCGCCGCCTCGTAGCCGAGCCCGTGGCGCGTCACCCGGGCGGCCACCGGGCGCGGCACCGGCAGGCCCCTCTCGTAAAGGCGGGCGGTGAGGCGCAGCTCGCGGAAGGCGCGGGTGCGCTCCAGGCCGGTCCAGGGATAGCGGGTCTCGCTGAGTCGCGCGATCAGCCCGCCCCGGCGGTAGGGTCGCAGCACCCACTCGATCCCGTCGCCGGCGTCCAGGAAGAGGCTGGCGCCCCGGCCCGGCGCCTCGCCGGTGACCCGACCGGCGTCGCGCCACCAGGCGGGGTCGAAGCCCTCGGCGAGGAGTCGCGGCGCGGTTTGTGGCGCCCGCCCGGCGTCACATAAACTGTCCGCATCATATAGAATGCAACTCTTTCCCGCTCGATACGTTGCCAACCGCATGAAGCATCCTCTGCCCGATCGACCCCAGCATATCTGCGTGCTGCGACTCTCCGCCCTGGGCGATGTCTGTAACCTGGTGCCGACAGTCCGTGCCCTGCAGCGTCAGTGGCCCGAGGCGCGGATCACCTGGATCGTCGGCAAGGGCGAGCACAGTCTACTGGCGGGCCTCTCCGGGGTCGAGTTCGTGGTCTACGACAAGGCGACGGGCCTGGCCGGCATGCGGGCCCTGTGGCGGCAGCTCGCCGATACGCGCTTCGACCTGCTGCTGCACATGCAGCAGG includes the following:
- a CDS encoding glycosyltransferase family 4 protein; this encodes MSCKSSRKVLHICLSNGWGGLEMYPSRIIPELARQGWEAHGLALAGSRVAESLVEAGIAPLTVASRGRALLGIGRLLGYLKAHGIGVLHCHKSSDLRLGALLVSLRPSLRLFFTDHMGGTRPKKDPYHRWAYGRVTRVFSISETTRRRNRAAFPLPAERIQRLYLGIDPTPYTPRLSPEARAALRDELGVAPGRVAIGLAGRLTPGKGQRVWIEALAWLAEQRPALAWQGVLVGGLTAGEGSNEAFVAELRDRVRALGLEERIAFVGFRRDLPRLFEALDIVCVPSRNEAFGLTVIEAMAAGKAVVGSDSGALPELIEPATGRLAPPDDPVAWGQALAELADDAALRETLGEAARARVARDFTLEAHVTSLVAAYAEAS
- a CDS encoding 3-deoxy-D-manno-octulosonic acid kinase, with the protein product MRLATYRAGKSCILYDADSLCDAGRAPQTAPRLLAEGFDPAWWRDAGRVTGEAPGRGASLFLDAGDGIEWVLRPYRRGGLIARLSETRYPWTGLERTRAFRELRLTARLYERGLPVPRPVAARVTRHGLGYEAALITVRIPGARALADRLTRGQADDALLARVGAMVRRFHDEGLDHVDLNARNLLIDPEGRVWLIDLDRCRLRRPGRWRAANLARLQRSFEKFGAPEAMAAVRRGYDASA